AACATTGATTATAAAGTTAAGTGTGTATGATGTCCTGCACAGCTCTGCTCCCTGACTCCTGGGAGTTTAATAACTACCATTTATGtcatactttaaagtttataaagcgtgttacatgtgttatctcattttattctcaaaacaactttgggagatattattatttccatttttattggtgagaagaaaatggaagttgAGGGATATATTAGCTTcaattcaggtgttcctgattctGGGAATATCCATCtgctgtgccacctggctgcctctaGCTTATGGGCTTAGAGTGACTGATGCTATAGTTATAGAAATCCATAGCAGTACACTAGTGGGCAGGAAAATATACAGAGCCTGGAGATCCATGGGGGTAACTAGGGAGTGTGGCAGATGGAATGttgggccaggagtcaggaagacctgaactcaGTGCAGCcccagacactcactagctgtatgatcctgggaaagtcacttaagctcttttTGTCTGTTTCAAGATAGTATTATGATATTAGCCACCACCACCAcgcaccatcatcatcatcatcatcatcatcatcatcatcatcatcatcatcatcatcatcatcatcatcattacttaATACAGAGTCCTATATACATGTTTCTAATGTGTTCCAATGGAAAGAtacagaggacttgggttcagatTTTGCCTCTATCACATACTTAATTAACACACTGAtgtttggttttctcatctgtaaactgtgAGGGTTATACTAAGTAGCTCTGAGCTCCCTTTTGATCTTAGATCATGATCCAATGATTGCTGAAAGCAAAGTttactttctttgaaaattttgtgATGCATTTTGGCATATTCAAAGGTTGCTATAAAAACAACTTGTCTGGGGAACAAGTGCAAACACCCACAAAGTCCATCACTTTGGCTCAAGATGCTGCTGTGCTAATTGCCTGTATTGCATGAGTAATCTTTAGGTTGAGAAGAGTGGCGATTTGACAGTCTACTAACTTAATGGTAGTAGACATTTGAAATCTTTCATTGAGTGCACACAGCACTTTGTTTTGCATATAATGCATATGTCACGTGACATTGTATGGCATGATTATTTGTGTTGTGTCTATCTCCTACTAGAGTGAAAGTTCCATAAGGGTAGGCAGGGGCTTATCTGAATTTTGGATCtaagatatttttgttgttcagtcatgtccactttccatgaccccatttgggatttccttggtcTGTTATttgcttcttcagctcattttacagatgaggaaactgagataaacaggattaagtgacttgagcagagtcccacagctagtaattgtctgaggccagatttggacacAGGAggttagatcttcctgactcggGGCCCAACGCTTCTATGCACTGTTCCACCGAGCAGCTCCAAGTGCTCTTTGTACAGTAAGCAATAAATGTGGAACAAATGAGTATGTGAATGAATAGTGATGTCAGTGTGAGCTCAATCTTTTCAGTGTCttgccctctctccctcccccccccccaattttgaGCAGCTCATGTTTCTAGAAAGGGGAACTGTGTTAAGACATTCCAGATTATTTATTTAAACTTCTGAGTTAATAAATCTTGCCAAGGACAGCTTCCTGAACCCTCCCTACCCACGACATTGCTTATTTAATAGTGTTTTATGATAAAATGACCTGAAAATGCAGAAATCCAAGCCCTTCCATGTAAAGGCATAAGCCATGGGCTACACCTCGAGCTTCCCCTGCAGCCTTGGCCTTTGGCTCGCCCTGTACGGCTCCCGGTCTGAacacctttctcttttcttctttctctaatccCCCCGCGCTTCCCTCACTTTTGCATCCCTTGTCAGTGCTGGAGGCCCACAGGGGCAAGTCTCTGGGACCAGGGGTGCATGGGGAGCGCCGAAGGCGGGGGTGCAGGATGCGCTTGGGTGGCTCCTCGGAGAAGGAGGGCCCCTGTGGCTGCAGGCCGGCACTCCCTTTAGTTCGGGTGCAGGCGGGATTCTGGGCCGGAGTGTTGGGTTCTTACAGGGCGCTTGGGCACTCAGTTCGTTGCACGGGAGAAGGCAGCGTTTCGGTTACAAACGAGCCTGGGTTTCGGAGGGAGCTCGGCCCCAGCCCCGCGGGGTTCTGTCTGATCCGTTTCCCTTCCTCACAGCCGCCGCCTGCCAGAAGTACCGGGCCAAGCTGCGGGCCACGCTCTCGGCCCAGTCCCGGTTCCTCAGCACCTACGACGGCTCCGAGAGCCTCAGCCTGGAGGACGTGTTCACAGAAAACACCCTGGAGATTCGGAAGGGCGGCGGGGGCGGGCCCAGCCCCCGGGGCTGTGACACAGTGGAGCTGCCGGACATCTTCTCGGACCGCGGCTGCGTCAATGAGCACGCGGACACGGTGCTGCTGGTGGGCGAGGCGGGCAGCGGGAAGAGCACGCTGCTGCAGCAGCTTCACCGCCTGTGGGCCGCGGGCCGCCTCTTCCCCCGCTTCCTCTTCGTTTTCCCGTTCAGCTGCCGGCAGCTGCAGTCCGTGGACAAGCCGGTGTCCGTGAGGACCCTGCTCTTTGAGCAGTGCTGCTGGCCAGATGAGGGCCAGCAGGAGGTCTTCCAGTACCTTCTCGACCATCCCGAGCGGGTCCTGATCACCTTTGATGGGTTTGATGAGTTCAAGTTCAAGTTTACAGACAGGGAGACGCACTGCTCACCCACTGACCCCACCTCTGTCCAGAGCCTGCTCTTCAACCTCCTTCGCGGCAACCTCCTGAAGAACGCCCGGAAGGTGCTGAGCAGCCGTCCGCATGCCGTCAGCGCCTTCCTCCGGAGGTACGTGCGCAAGGAGCTGGGCCTGAGGGGCTTCTCGCAGGAGGCCATCGAGCTGTTCATGAGGAGGCACCACCGCGAGCCGGGGCTGGCCGAGCGCATCCTGCGGCTGCTGAAGGCCACCCCGGCGCTGCTCGGCCTGTGCCACGTGCCCGTCTTCTCCTGGATCGTGTCCAAGTGCCACAGGGAGCTGCTGCAGCGCGGCGGCGACTCCCTGAAGACCTCCACGGACATGTACCTCCTGATCCTGCGGCACTTCGCGATGCACGCCTCCCCCGGCGCCGCGGCCTGGGGCCCGGGCCTCCCCTCCCTTCGGCCTTGGCTCCCCGCCGTTCTGCGCCTGGGCAGGCTGGCTCTGTGGGGCCTGGGGACCAGTAGCTACGTGTTCTCCGCGCAGCAGCTCGGGGCCTCCGGCGTGGAGGAGGAGGACCTCTCCCTGGGCTTCCTGGTGCCGGCCAGGAGCTTCTCTCCGGAGAGCGCGGCTCCGCTGGAGTTCCTGCACATCACGCTGCAGTGCTTTTTTGCTGCCTTCTACCTGCTGCTGGGTGCCGACGTCAGCGCCTCGGCGCTCCGGCGCCTGTTCCACCCTCACAAGAGGCCCGGCCGGTCCTCAGCGCGGCGCTTTCCCGTGCCCTGTCTGCGGGCCCCGGAGCCGGAGGAGCCGGAGGAGGCGAGCGTGGCGGGCCTTCTGCGGAGAGCGGAACCCCACAACGTCCAGATCACTGCGGCCTTCCTGGCGGGCCTGCTGTCCCGGGAGCACCGCGGCCTCTTAGCAGAGTGCCGGGGGGCCGCCGGCCCTCTTCTGCAGAAACACAACCTGGTCCGGAGGGGCCTGTCCCTGTCCCTCAGGAGGCACTTCCAGGCTATCCCGCCAGCGGTGCCCGGGGAGGTCAAGAGCATGCACGCCATGCCCGAGTTCGTCTGGCTGATCCGGAGCCTCTACGAGATGCAGGACGAGCGCCTGGCGCGGAAAGCCGTGAGCAAGCTGGGCGTGGGCCACCTCAAAGTGACCTACTGCCACATCGGGCCCGCCGAGTGCGCCGCGCTGGCCTTCGTGCTGAAGAACCTCAGGCAGCCCGTGGCCTTGCAGCTGGACTACAACGCGGTGGGCGACGTCGGGGTGGAGCAGCTCCTGCCCTGCCTGCCCGTGTGCCAGGCTCTCTAGTAAGTCTGCGTCCCGCCACCTCGCGGCGGCCCTGGGGAGCGCGCGCCCCGAGAATGAGGCGGGAGGGCCCAGAGGTGGTGCGGTGCGAAGCAATCCTTTCATTAACAATAccgacttttttaaaaaataagagaggtCAATGGCACTGGAAGGCCAAATACCCTCGGGTGGAAGGTCACTTAGATGCTCCTGGAAAAGCGGGTGCTCCCGAGGGTATCAGTCAAACCCCATCTGCTAACGGATCATGAGACCAGGGCTCATTCCCTAGAGAGTCTCGGGATTTAGCTCTCCCAAGCCTTGGTCAGAGAGGTTTACCAGCATACATACCCGGGAGGAATCCGCTTCCACCCAGAACTGTCTGACCAAAAACAGTGAACAGGAACTCATGGGTTTGCGCAAGTTTTTCTCAAGACTTCTCACCCTGTTTGATTTCTGGATGAGAAagtaaaaaggggggaaatctTGGTCCTAATTCAGTAACAAGTTATTAAATACAGAGGAGAAATGATAAGTTCTCTCAAGTGCCGCCAAGTCAGgggctattaatttttttttaaatcatggatccctttggcatcTGGTGAAGCCGATGGATTCCTTCCTCAGAGTGATggtttaaataaacaaaataaggtGTATACAGTTACAAAGGAATCCAATTCTATGTCAATAGttactctattttaaaaaataggttcaTGTACCCCAGTTTAAAAACTCTAATCATAGGCTCTTAGAGCAGGGTTTGAAGGAAGCTCGGAGCTTGTTCCGAGGAGGTGCAGAGGATGAGGCCTGTGGTAGTGAGGAGATGTGAGAGTggggtggggaatcccctctggtgTGGCAGGTCCAATGAGAAAGAATTCGAAAACCCCGAAGTCTGAGCAGCggaaaagggaagtttattgttcGCTAAGAAGAAGCTCTCTTCGTGAAAGCTTCGTTAGGAATTTGGcagagaagccagctttgctaagaagacagacttcttagtggcaaaAGGTCCTGTCAGGGAAATAAAAAGgctaacactgagaagagaatatcttccttcacagtgggcaaaagtcctggcaggcagccTTGCCGAGCCGAAAACTTCCGTGGCAAAGCAAATTCCTGTttcagacttctgcaaagatttgtcTGTTGATGATCCCATAgttgtttgggttttgttttttaatccagtttaaaaaaaactatagaaattatctttatctgtgttttttgtttattttgtggtagatttattattgttattttgattCACTAGTTTAGGGAGAAATCTTTAATTAAATGGGAAGGAAATAGAGCAAAACACCTGCTAATCCTTGGCCTTCTGTTAGTTTTCTCAGGTTCTTTAGCCAAGGACTGATCATTTTTACCCCCTTCAGGTTCGATTGCCCTCATCCTGCTTTTAGATGTGGAGACTTAGCTGGACCCCTGGACAGGAAGCAGTCAGTTTTGATGTTCAGAATGAGGGTGACCTAATGAAGTCTCAAGAGACTTTTGACACAGAGAACAGCCTTTTATAAATTGAGTCTGGCAGAATGTCATTTACTTAAGAGAGTAAATTGGGCCTAATACTGATACAGATTGAGAAATTCACAGGATGTCAGCTCTTGAAATAACATTGGAGATTATTGTTTGCTCAGCTCCCATCTAGGAAGTACAGACATTTGGGATAAAGAAAAACGAAGTCCCAAGGCTTGTTGATTccatctttgcaacatctctccaaAAAGCTcacttctttcctctgacactgccatcacTCTAGTGCAGGCCTTTATCACCTCCTTGCcgaattattataataatctatTGGTAAGTCTGCCTGCCTCAAGCcttcccattccaatccatcatTCATTTaatcactaaagtgattttcataaAGTGCAGGTCGAATCCACCCTGCACCCCATCCTTCCAATAAATTTCA
The DNA window shown above is from Sminthopsis crassicaudata isolate SCR6 chromosome 2, ASM4859323v1, whole genome shotgun sequence and carries:
- the NOD2 gene encoding nucleotide-binding oligomerization domain-containing protein 2 isoform X2, producing MCTQEFFQAQRSQLVGRLALRSLENFESILDYLLSWEVLTWEDYESVSLPGQPLSTLARRLLDIIWNKGGRSCELLFAAVEKAEEAEEQTEPLRLWSQNVASPAQDLQRHRPVIVRKIYGHVEGILDLLLERGFITKYECDEIRLPIFTSSQRARRLLDFAKVKENGVAQFLLQHVYQLPVLPAPFPHAAACQKYRAKLRATLSAQSRFLSTYDGSESLSLEDVFTENTLEIRKGGGGGPSPRGCDTVELPDIFSDRGCVNEHADTVLLVGEAGSGKSTLLQQLHRLWAAGRLFPRFLFVFPFSCRQLQSVDKPVSVRTLLFEQCCWPDEGQQEVFQYLLDHPERVLITFDGFDEFKFKFTDRETHCSPTDPTSVQSLLFNLLRGNLLKNARKVLSSRPHAVSAFLRRYVRKELGLRGFSQEAIELFMRRHHREPGLAERILRLLKATPALLGLCHVPVFSWIVSKCHRELLQRGGDSLKTSTDMYLLILRHFAMHASPGAAAWGPGLPSLRPWLPAVLRLGRLALWGLGTSSYVFSAQQLGASGVEEEDLSLGFLVPARSFSPESAAPLEFLHITLQCFFAAFYLLLGADVSASALRRLFHPHKRPGRSSARRFPVPCLRAPEPEEPEEASVAGLLRRAEPHNVQITAAFLAGLLSREHRGLLAECRGAAGPLLQKHNLVRRGLSLSLRRHFQAIPPAVPGEVKSMHAMPEFVWLIRSLYEMQDERLARKAVSKLGVGHLKVTYCHIGPAECAALAFVLKNLRQPVALQLDYNAVGDVGVEQLLPCLPVCQALYLRDNNISDLGICRLVDQALRCEQFQKLALFNNQLTDECAHSLANLLKYKQNFLALRLGNNHITAVGAKVLAEGLKGNDSLQFLGLWGNKVGDEGARALASALQDHRSLKWLSLVGNNIGSLGAQALALMLEKNVSLEELCLEENHLQDEDMCALAFQQQHYSSRCFCPPSGSGR
- the NOD2 gene encoding nucleotide-binding oligomerization domain-containing protein 2 isoform X1, translated to MCTQEFFQAQRSQLVGRLALRSLENFESILDYLLSWEVLTWEDYESVSLPGQPLSTLARRLLDIIWNKGGRSCELLFAAVEKAEEAEEQTEPLRLWSQNVASPAQDLQRHRPVIVRKIYGHVEGILDLLLERGFITKYECDEIRLPIFTSSQRARRLLDFAKVKENGVAQFLLQHVYQLPVLPAPFPHAAACQKYRAKLRATLSAQSRFLSTYDGSESLSLEDVFTENTLEIRKGGGGGPSPRGCDTVELPDIFSDRGCVNEHADTVLLVGEAGSGKSTLLQQLHRLWAAGRLFPRFLFVFPFSCRQLQSVDKPVSVRTLLFEQCCWPDEGQQEVFQYLLDHPERVLITFDGFDEFKFKFTDRETHCSPTDPTSVQSLLFNLLRGNLLKNARKVLSSRPHAVSAFLRRYVRKELGLRGFSQEAIELFMRRHHREPGLAERILRLLKATPALLGLCHVPVFSWIVSKCHRELLQRGGDSLKTSTDMYLLILRHFAMHASPGAAAWGPGLPSLRPWLPAVLRLGRLALWGLGTSSYVFSAQQLGASGVEEEDLSLGFLVPARSFSPESAAPLEFLHITLQCFFAAFYLLLGADVSASALRRLFHPHKRPGRSSARRFPVPCLRAPEPEEPEEASVAGLLRRAEPHNVQITAAFLAGLLSREHRGLLAECRGAAGPLLQKHNLVRRGLSLSLRRHFQAIPPAVPGEVKSMHAMPEFVWLIRSLYEMQDERLARKAVSKLGVGHLKVTYCHIGPAECAALAFVLKNLRQPVALQLDYNAVGDVGVEQLLPCLPVCQALYLRDNNISDLGICRLVDQALRCEQFQKLALFNNQLTDECAHSLANLLKYKQNFLALRLGNNHITAVGAKVLAEGLKGNDSLQFLGLWGNKVGDEGARALASALQDHRSLKWLSLVGNNIGSLGAQALALMLEKNVSLEELCLEENHLQDEDMCALVRGLKKNSSLKVLKLSNNSITLQGVSVLLQVLEGNATIKSVWLRGNIFTPEEIEQLSLMDARLLF
- the NOD2 gene encoding nucleotide-binding oligomerization domain-containing protein 2 isoform X3; its protein translation is MCTQEFFQAQRSQLVGRLALRSLENFESILDYLLSWEVLTWEDYESVSLPGQPLSTLARRLLDIIWNKGGRSCELLFAAVEKAEEAEEQTEPLRLWSQNVASPAQDLQRHRPVIVRKIYGHVEGILDLLLERGFITKYECDEIRLPIFTSSQRARRLLDFAKVKENGVAQFLLQHVYQLPVLPAPFPHAAACQKYRAKLRATLSAQSRFLSTYDGSESLSLEDVFTENTLEIRKGGGGGPSPRGCDTVELPDIFSDRGCVNEHADTVLLVGEAGSGKSTLLQQLHRLWAAGRLFPRFLFVFPFSCRQLQSVDKPVSVRTLLFEQCCWPDEGQQEVFQYLLDHPERVLITFDGFDEFKFKFTDRETHCSPTDPTSVQSLLFNLLRGNLLKNARKVLSSRPHAVSAFLRRYVRKELGLRGFSQEAIELFMRRHHREPGLAERILRLLKATPALLGLCHVPVFSWIVSKCHRELLQRGGDSLKTSTDMYLLILRHFAMHASPGAAAWGPGLPSLRPWLPAVLRLGRLALWGLGTSSYVFSAQQLGASGVEEEDLSLGFLVPARSFSPESAAPLEFLHITLQCFFAAFYLLLGADVSASALRRLFHPHKRPGRSSARRFPVPCLRAPEPEEPEEASVAGLLRRAEPHNVQITAAFLAGLLSREHRGLLAECRGAAGPLLQKHNLVRRGLSLSLRRHFQAIPPAVPGEVKSMHAMPEFVWLIRSLYEMQDERLARKAVSKLGVGHLKVTYCHIGPAECAALAFVLKNLRQPVALQLDYNAVGDVGVEQLLPCLPVCQALYLRDNNISDLGICRLVDQALRCEQFQKLALFNNQLTDECAHSLANLLKYKQNFLALSDGKPRLPVYGKLRPRAIKWIAQDQASSKWQRQNVNPVPHFKSSPLSSVLLFFSGLKNH